The Ignicoccus hospitalis KIN4/I genome includes the window GCGGGACTTGCAAGTTCAACTTCATGTGTGGGGGGTCGAGGGCGAGGGCGTACTCTTACTTCAAGGACCCCTTCGGCCACGACCCGGCTTGCAAGCTCCCGGAGGTGCTGGAGTCCTTAGACCCCCAGGTGGTCGAGGAGGCCCTCAGGCCCTTCGGAAGGGCGAAAAGCTTCACCAACGTCTGAGGCCCGGGACTGCCTTGAAGGTCCTCAAGTTTTCCAAGCTCTATGTCGGCGACGGTTCGGTCTTGAAGGACGTGTACGTGGGTTTCGAAGGGGAAGAGATAACTTACGTCGGGGGAGAGAGGCCCGAGGGCGAGCTCCTAGGGGAGTTCCCCGTGGGCACCCCGGCGCTGGTGGACCCGCACTCCCACATAGGCATGGACAGGGCGGGCGAGCCCTATTACGAGGAGGAGGCCAACGAAACTATGGACTCCTTGCTGCCCTACCTAGAGGCTCAGAACAGCGTCTACATGGACGACAAGGCCTTCGAGGAGAGCGTGGAGTGGGGAGTGCTCTACTCCGCGGTGACCCACGGGTCCGGAAACATAATCGGCGGCAAGGTCGCTCTCTTGAGGAACTGGAAGAAGAACGTGAGGGACGCCTTCATAAAGCACGTGGGCGTGAAGGCGGCGCTGGGCTACAACCCTAGGTCCACCACCTCGTGGAGGGGCACTAGGCCCTCGACCAGGATGGGGGTCATAGCCCTCTTCAAGAAGGCCTTCGACAAGGCCGCGGCCGACTTGGAGGACTTAAGGAAGGGGAAGAAGGAGTGGAAGGACCTAGAGCCCACCAGCAAGGCGCTGGTCCCCGTGCTCGAGGGGAGGTTGCCCCTAAGGGTGCACGTCCACAAGGAGGACGACATAGCGGTACTTATCTCACTTGCTAAGACGTACGGCTTCAAGTACACGATCGACCACGCGTGCGACGTACACACGGAGGAGGGCTTCAAGATGATAAAGGAGAGCGGGGCCTCCTTGGTCTACGGCCCCGTGGACTCCCACCCCTACAAGGTGGAGCTCAAACACGAGAGCTACAAGAACATAAAGCTCCTAATAAAGTACATGCCGGAAGTCACCGCCCTGATGAGCGACCACCCAGTGGTGCTCCAGAGGAACCTAATGCTGCAGCTGAGGTACTTTATGATGTACGGAATGCCCTTCGAAGAGGCAATAAAGCTCGTAACGGGCAACGCTGCGAAGGTCGTAGGCTTGAACGCGGGGGAGGTGAAGGTAGGGAAGTTGGTGTCCTTGGTCGCGTGGAACGGGGAGCCTTATGTGTTGGGCAGCGCGCCGGAGCTGGTGGTGGCGGAAGGGGAGGTCTTGGAGGTGCGTAGGTGAAGGGTCCTCATTTTTTGTAAGGGTGGTGGACCGGCCGGGACTTGAACCCGGGACCTCCCGGTTGCCAACCGGGCGCTCTTCCAGGCTGAGCTACCGGCCCACCTCGCGCCCGGCTCCGAGGGAGGGATCCTAAAACAGTTTATAAGTTTTTCTCAACCACCGCGCCCACGTACTTCTTGTAGCTCTCGGCCACCGCCCCGGGCTGGACGCTGCTCCCCCTTACGTAGGCGAAGCTCTCCACGGTTGCCCCGGGCTCCACCGAAGACCTCTTGACCACCGCTTGGGACTCCACGAACGCCCCGGAGCCTACGAAGGCGGGCCCTATCAAGGTCGCCCCGGGCTCCACAGTTGCCCCGGGCTCCACTATTACCGGCCCCTTGAGGTGGACCCCCTCGAGGTCGATTGCGACCTTACTGTAGCCGGAACTTAAGTACCTGAAGAAGTCTTCAAACATTTTCAACACGTCCGAAGGCTCGTCCACGTCGTGCCACACGCCGTCGAACCTCTTTACGCTCATTATTCCGCTATTAATCAGCTCGTTCAAAGCTCCGGCGAGGTCGCCGATTTCCATTATTTTCTCAAAGCATTCCTCATCTAAGCTCAAGAGCCCCCCGAAGACGTAGCTGCTCTGCGGCCCCCCTATCTTCCCGTGTCGAGAGGAGGGCACGGAAGCGACTGCGGCCACGCTGCATGGGGAGTCCAAAGAGGTGTAGAAGCCCTCCTCCGCCACCACGTCGCCGTAGGAGACGAGCAAGGGCAAGCCCAGCTCCTCCGCCGCGTCCCTTATCGCCCCCAAGACCCCGGGGGTCCTCTGGACCACAGTTTCGTAACCGTCCAAGGTCCAGCCGGAGGTGAGCAAGGCTACGTCGTAGACCTTTTCCAAGGCTTTTAGGGGGTATTCGACGACCATCTTCCCTAAGAAGTACGTCTTGAACCTCTTTACCCTGTTCCCCCCTGCGAGCACCACGGCCCTCAAAGGCCTACTACCTCCTCGACGTACTTCGCTGTCCTAGCTATCAACTCTCTAGCCTTTCCCAAGTAACTGCTGGGGTCGCACAGCGCCTCGAGCTCCTCAGAGGTCAAGTACTTGGACAGCTCGTGCCCCTCCTCCAAGGCCCTCCTTAAGCTCCCGTGAACCCTAATGGCGTCCATCACTACCTTGTGGGCGTCGTTCCTCGCGAGCCCCTTCTCTTTCGTTAGGTAGATCATTACCCTTTCTGCCAACACCTCGCAGCCGGCCTCCTCTAAGTGCTTCCTTATTGCCTCTTCGTTAATTATAAGCTTGTTTAATAGAGATTTGGTAGACTTGAGCTGTTCGTCCACGGTCAAGAAGGCGTGGGGGATGAGCACCCTTTCGGAGGCCGAGTTCGTTAAGTCCCTCTCGTGCCACAAGGGCACGTTCTCGAGCTCCCCCAAGACCAAGGACCTCATCACCTTCGCGAGCCCAGATATCTTCTCGGAGGTCACGGGGTTGGCCTTGTGGGGCATGGTGCTGGAGCCAACTTGTCCCCTCCTCACCCCCTCCACCAGCTCCCTTATCTCCGGCCTGCTGAGCTCCCTCACCTCCAAGGCAAACCTGTCCAGTACGGACGAGAGTATAGCCAAGTCCGCCAAGAGCTCGGCGAAGCCGTCCCTGGGGGCCACTTGGGTCGTTATGGGGTGCGGAGGGAGCTTGAGCTCCTCGGAGACGAGCCTCTCCACCTCGAAGGCCTTCTCGCCCCAAGCGGCCATGGTCCCCACGGCGCCGCTCATCTTCAGCCTCACCACCCTCCTCTCGGCCTCCTTCAGCCTCTCGTAGCTCCTAGCCAGCTCGTAGGCGTAGTTTGCGAACTTGAAGCCCAAGGTTATGGGGACGGCCCACTGGCCGTGGGTCCTACCTACCATGGGCAAGTCCGCGTACTCCTCGCTTATTTCGAGGAACTTCTTGATTATCTCCTTTAAGTCTTTATACACCTTAGCTAGGGCGTCCCTTATTATCAAGGCCCAAGCGGTGTCCACCACGTCGTAGCTCGTGGCCCCCAAGTGCAAGTACTTACCAGCGGTCTTGGTCCTCCTCCTGAGGGCCTCTAAGAAGGCCATTACGTCGTGGCCTAACTCCCTCTCCAGCTCCTCTACCTCCTCGACCGTCACCTCCTCCGCGGCCCTCAAGACCTCCTCCGGGTCCACCTCCTCCGGGACCTCCCCGACCTCCTTCAACGCCTTCAGCAACGCATACTCTACCAACGCCATCTTCTTCAAGCGCTCCTCTTGGGACATTATCTTCCTCATCTCTTCGCTGCCGTACCTCCACTGGAACGGGCAGACGTGCAAGGCGACCGCCGGGGAGGGGGCGGCGATGGAGTAATGAAGGCGAAGGGCGAGGGTCTAGGGGAAGGGGCGTTGATAGTCATCTTGACCACTTTCGGGAACGAAGAAGACGCCAAGAAAGTGGCAAGGACCTTGGTAGAGGAGGGGCTCGTCGCTTGCGCTTGGGTTACCCAAAAGGTGAGGAGCTTCTACGTGTGGAAGGGCAAGCTGGAGGAGGACGAGGAGGTGGTAGTAGTATTGAAGGCTCCTAAGAAGACGTTTGAGAAGGCAGTAAAGAGGCTGAGGGAGCTTCACCCCTACGAGGTGCCGGAGATAATTGCCTTCGAGGCTAATTACGTCCTCCCGGAGTACTTGAAGTGGGCTGAGGAGGTTTGCGGCTGAGGTTCGACGCCCGCAAGGGGGCCGAGCTGGCTAAGGTCAAACTATCGGAGGAGGAGCTCCAGAGGCTCCAGAAGGACTTAGACGAGATGGCCGAGATGCTCTCCGTGTTATTGGACTTAGATTTGGAAGACGTAGAACCGATGTATACACCTTCAGAGGCCCTCAACGCCGCCAGGCCGGACGAGCCCGGGGAGACCTTGGGCGACTCTTGGATGTACCTCGTGCCGAGGAAGGAGGAACAAGGAGACAAGAAGTTCGTCAAGGCCCCGAGACCATGACGGACATATTCGTAGATATATTCTTCAAAAAGGTAGAAGGGCTCAAGCCGCCGAGGGGCGACCCGCCGGAGCCCTTGCCGCTCTCCGAGCTCCCGGAGCCGGAAGATGGGGAGGTCGTGGGGGTGGACGGGGGAGGCGGAGGGGCGAGGCTGGGAGGGCTGAACTTCCTCGTAGCCAGGGCGGTGGCCGTGGGGGAGGGTTACTTGGACAAGGACCTAGAAGTGGAGGCCCTCCAGTGGGACAGCTCCGCGGCGCTGGAGGCGATGAGGAGCTCAATGGAGCTCAAGCTAGCCTCCCGCTCCCCCCGTACGACCTTCGTTGACGGCTCCGCGTACACGGAGCTTGTTAAGTGGGTCGCCAGAGTGGTGAGGGTAGCCAGGGGGACGGCGAAGCTCTCCGAAATAGTCGCCTTACCCAAGACGTTGGAGGCCTTGTACTACTGGCAAGAGTTGGCCAAGAGGGAGGACGTAGCCTTCGTCTCCAAGCACCCCATGGTCAAGACCTTCAGAGAGTACCTAGAGGTAAAGAAGCGCGGGGGAAAGGTCTTCGAAAAGTACGTCCGGGGGAAGCTGACTACGAAGGAGTTGAAGGAACTGATCAAGAAACCCGTGGTGCCCGACGCGGAGTCCTTGAGAGGGGAGGGGGTGACCTTCGGCCTCGCCTTGGGCCTCCCGGAGGGTGCGAGGAACTTGCTCTTGCCCCGCAGGTGGAAGGCAATAATGGAGATGGCCTTAGAAAACTACAGGTTATACGTAGGCGAGGAGCCGGAAGCGAAGCTCCCGGAGGACTTGTGCTTCTCCAAGGCCCCCGTGGCTTGGTGGGCCAGCTACGGGCGCTGGAAGGTCTTGGTGGAGGAGTTCTCGGGGAAGCCCTTGTGCCTCTCGAGGTATAGGGAGGAGGTGTCGGAGAGGCCCAAGAACTTGGGCGCCCTGTTGGCCGGCTCCGGAAGCACTTACAACGCTTGGTTAGCCTTGGCGCACGGCCTCAGCACCTTGAAGGGGGAGCAGTTAATGGAGTACATAAAGATCATTGGAGTTAAGTTGGGTATAAGCGTTGACGAAGTGAGAGAAGACCTAATATACTTGATGCGCGGGTGACCGACGGGGCCCGAGGTGCTGAACGCCCACTTCCAAGACTATATAATCGTGACTAACCCGGGCGACGTGATAAACCCGTACCAGACGCTGGCCACCCAAGGCATACTCACCCCTCTCCAAAACCTAATACAGAACACCATAGCGAACTACACGCCGGAGTACATAGTCCCCGCCACGATAATGTACGTGGTAATAGCGATGTTCATACTCGCCTTGTTCCTATACATAGTCACCAGGATAGTGAGCCCGCTGGTGTGAGGGCTTGGCGGTACTCCTAATCCCGGACTGGCTCCTGGTCTTTTCTGCTTACCTAACTGCCCAAGCGTTCTGGTACAGGGGGGTGACCTCCCTCATATACAACTTAGTGTACGGGATGAATTACAAGAGCCCTTGCGCGTTCGTTGTGGCGGCCCTCACCCTAACTATAGCGGTGTTCAACTCTACCGCTGCCCTAGCCTTGGCCTCGGGGGCGCACCTCGCCGAGCCCCTAATCCTCTTCCCCCTCCTCGGCTCCTTCGTCCTCGAACTCCCACTCCTTTACCTCTTCCTCCAGTGCTTCGTCGGATAAGATCAAGTAGGCACCGTCCTCCGTGTCCAACAAGAGGGCCTTGAACTGGCCCTTGGGCTTCCCCTCGTAGACGTAAACCTCCCCGGAGACCTCGTGCCACTTGAGGGAGTTCAAGTCCACCTCCTTAGGGCTCTCCCTCATCACGGCGACCCTCTTGAGCTTGGTGGGCCACTTGCTGAGCTCCCCCTTGAGCCCCCTCCCCCCGCCGACCCTTATCTCCAGCTTCCCGCTGGTCGCCACGTATTCGACGTAAACGCCTTCAACCCCCTTCTCCTCCAGTTCTATCAAGTCCTTCATTAAAGCAGTGCTGAGCGCGTCCGCCGAGTCCTTCTTTTTCACGTTAACTTCTACAGTTTCGCTCTTTTTCAATATCAACACGGGCAGCTTGACGCCGTCCACCTCCACCTCGCCGACCTCGTAGAGCCTCTTGCGTGCCTTCATGGTGCGCGGTTCCCGAAAAGTTAAGTCCTCCCCGCTAAAAGCGGCTCGGGCAGCGAGTTGTCGTTCGAAGACCTCACGGCTGAGTCGACATTGAAGTTCGTCTCGAAAGCTAAGTCAATGGCCAGAGAGATAAGGGCCAACTTGGGGCTGGGGGAGCCCGACAAGAGGCCTCCCCGGAAGCTGGTCGAGCTCCTCCAAGAGGCCTCCCGCGTCAAGCCCACCTACTCCCCTCCGGTCGGCCTCCCGGAGGCCCGGGAGGCTGTGGCGGAGTGGCTCTCGGGGCGCTACGGCCTTGATATCTCCCCCAAGGAGGTCATGATAACTCCCTCGGGGAAGGCCGCCTTGTTCTTGGCTTTGGGCTACGCCTCCACTCGCTACTCTTCCTCCTTGCTCTTCGACCCAACTTACTACAGCTATGAGCCGGTGTTAAGGGCGTTCGGAGTTAAGGTGAAGAAAGTTAAAATGTTGAGGGACGAGAACTCTTACGTCTTCCCGGAAGTGGAGCTCGGGAAGGAAATAGTGGTCCTCAACTCGCCCTCCAACCCCACCGGCGCGGTGTTGGGGGCGAGGACCTTGGAGTACGTGGACGAGGCGCTCCGCACGGGGGCCTTGATAGTTTCGGACGAGGTCTACGACGTCTTCGTCTACGGGAGGAGGCACGTCAGCGTGCTGGAGCACGAGAGGTGGAGGGACGCAGCCATCTTCATTTACAGCTTCAGCAAGGTGTTGTGCGTCCCCGGGTGGAGGCTCGGGGCGGTGGTGGCTAGGGAAGAGGTGATCGAAAAGCTCGCGGCCGCCGCGTCGAACGTCTACGGCTGCGCTTGCAAGTGGGAGCAGATAGCCTTGGCCGAGTACTTAAAGAATTACAAGAACGACCTTGAGAACCATATAAAGAACATGGTTGAGGACTATTCGAGGAGGAGGGAGTTCCTCTTGAAGGAGCTCAAGGAGGTCGCTTCCTTCCCGGGGGTGGGGGAGGGTACCTTCTACGCCTTCCCGGAGTTCCCGAAGGACGCCGATGAGCTCGCCTTGGAGCTCGCCAAGAGGGGGGTGATAGCTGTCCCGGGGACGGTGTTCTCGGAGGCCTTCGGCAAACGGAGCTTGAGGCTGAGCTTCTCCGCCCCTTTGGAGGAGTTAAGGGTCGGCCTAGAGACGATTAAGGAAGTCCTCGGGAGTTAAATAGGAGAGGTTAAAGAGGCTCGGTTGTCAGAAGGCGGGAGCGGCCCTTGTGCGGCATCGCCGGTATAATGTTTAGTGACGGCAAGAAGGAGGTAGGCGAGCAACTTTACGAGATGCTCAAGAGCTTGCAGCACAGGGGGATGGACTCGGCCGGCGTCATCGTTTACGACGACAAGCCCGGCGACTGGCTCGTGCGCGTGGTGGCGGAGGACGGCGAGGAGGCGTTGAGCAAGATAAAGTATAGGCTAAACGTCAGCAAGTACGAGAAGCCCAAGAAGCTGAACGACGGGACCTACTTGATCGAGTTCACCGTCCCCCGGTCGGTCAAATTGGAGGAAATTAGGGAAGTGATAAGGAAGTTGAAGTATCCCATACTTTCGTTGGGCAGATACTCAGTCATCTCTAAGGACGTGGGTTTGGTGGACGACGTGAACAGGGTTTACGGCTTCAAGGAGCAGCTGGGCACCCACGGCATAGGGCACGTGAGGTTCTCCACGGAGAGCGCGGTGGACGCGATTCACGCCCACCCCTTCCAGACTCCGGAGTTCCCGGACATCGCGATAGTCCACAACGGCCAGATAACCAACTACTGGAAGATGAGGGAGCTGTTGGAGCTGGAGGGCCACGTGTTCCAGACTGACAACGACTCGGAGCTCATTATACACTACATAGTGAATAAGTTGAGGAAGGGGTACGAGCTGGAAGAAGCTCTCAAGTCTGCCGTAAACGACCTGGACGGCCCGTTCGCCTTCTTGCTCTCCATGCCGGAGGGCATAGGCATGGCGAGGGACAGGCTGGGGTTAAGGCCTTTAGTGGTCGCTGAGGGCGACGGGGTGCTCGCGGCCGCCTCGGAGGAGGTGGCCATTAGGAAGATCTTACCCGAGTCCAAGATATACTACATGAGGCCCGGAGAGGTGAGAGTATGGATGAGGCAATAATAGACGCCTCCGCGCTGACCCCGAGGGAAATAAACAAGAAGCTGAGGGAGTACGCCAAGCAGTACAAGAGGATCATAATTAGAAACCCCAACGCCAAGCATTACATAGCCGCCGGCCTGACCGCGGACGTGGAAGTGGTGGTGGAGGGGAGCGCGGGCTACTTCTTGGGCACTATGATACACGGGCCCAAGCTGTTGCTCTTGGGCAACGCCGGCTGGTACGCCGGGGACAACATGACCATGGGAGAGGTGGTGATCGAGGGGCACGCGGGCAACGGGGCCGGGCAGTACATGTACGGGGGCACGGTGGTGGTCAAGGGCGACGTGGGCGACCGCTCCGGGGCTCTGATGAAGGGAGGGAGGGTCTTGGTGGCCGGCGACGCCGGCCTGATGACAGGCCTCTACATGATGGGCGGCGAGATGGTCGTCTTGGGGGACATAAACGACTACGCGGGGGAGATGATAATAAGGGGCAAGATCTTCGTGGGGGGCTCCCCGAAGAGCTTGGGCAAGAACGCCAAGATAGAGGAGGCTCCCCAGGAGGAGGTCGAGAGGGTAAACGAGCTCTTGAGGAAGTACGGCCTCCCCACGAAGGACAGCTTCTACGTGATCACCCCCAAGAGCTTGAGGCCCGTTTACAAGGCCTCCGGCGGAGTCCCCGCCATGAAGAACTTGATGCCCAAGTATAGGGTAGAGTTCAAGTACGACATCTGTATAGGTTGTGGCACTTGTGCTATGGTTTGTCCGGAGAACGTGATTAAGATGAAGGGCTACAAGCCCGTTGCAGCTAGGGAGGCTGACTGCATAGGCTGCTACGCGTGCGTGAACTACTGCCCCACCGACGCGGTTAAAGTGGAGAGGGTGGCAGAGAGCCTCACCAATAGGGCCAGGATAGACGCGAGCACCTTCAATTACATAAGGAAGATGGCCTCCTTGGGCCACCCCCCTGTGGTGGGGATGGGGGCGGAGAACAAGTACTTCCCCTCGTTGGACCAGCTCACCTTCATCCCCGGCCAGACCTCCAGGCCGCCCATAGACAGCTACCGCGAGCCTTGTGACACCGAGGTCGTCTTGGGGGACCGCTTCGCGGAGAGGCCCTTGAAGCTGAAGGCCCCGATACTGATAGGCGCGATGAGCTTCGGCTCGGTGAGCAAGGAGGTAAAGGTGGCGCTCGCCAAGGCCGCCGGTAGGCTGGGGATCGCCGCCAACACCGGGGAGGGCGGGATGCTTCCGGAAGAGAGGAAGTACGCCTCCGTCCTCATAGTCCAGTACGCCTCCGGGAGGTTCGGGGTCTCCGCGAGCTACTTGAGGGCCGGGGACGCGGTGGAGATCAAGATAGGCCAAGGCGCCAAGCCCGGCATGGGAGGGCTCTTATTGGGCGAGAAGGTTACTGAGGACATCGCGAAGATGAGGGGCATACCGGTCGGGGCGGACGCCATAAGCCCCGCTAGGCACTTGGACATAGTAGGTCCTGAGGACTTGAAGATGAAGATAGAGCAGCTCAGGGAGATAACGGACTGGAAGGTACCCATCATAGTTAAGTACGCGGCCGGCAGGGTGGCGGACGACGTGAAGATAGCTGCTAAGGCGGGGGCGGACATAATAGTGATAGACGGGAAGCCCTCCGGCACCGGGGCCACGCCTTACATAGTGACCGAGCACACCGGCTACGCGACCATGGCGGCCACCGTGGAGGCCCACAGGGCGTTGAAGGAGATAGGGATGAGGGACGAGGTCAGCTTGGTGGTCGGCGGGGGCATAAAGACCGGCGCTGACGCCGCGAAGGTGCTCGCCCTCGGGGCCGACGCGGTCATGATAGCCTCCTCCACCTTAGTGCCCATAGGTTGTACCTACTGCGGCACGTGTCACAACGGCAAGTGCCCCTACGGCATAGCCACTCAGAGGCCAGAGCTCCGGAGGAGGATCAACGTGGAGCTCGCCGCGAAGAGGATAGAGAACTACTTAAGAGCCTTCATAGAGGAGATGTGTATGTTCGCCCAGCTGGCGGGCAAGAGCAAGCTATCTAACTTGGAGAAGGAGGACTTGAGGGCACTGACGTTCGAGGCCTCTCTGCTGACCGGCGTGAAGCTCATGGGCGTGGAGAGGCCCGCCTCCGAGCTCTTGAGGGAGGACATATAATCCTCTTTATTATTATGGTTGAAATCAGCATCAATGTTATGGATATGGTAGCGATAACCTTCACGTCCTTAAACCTCGTCAAGGGGGCCATTAGAAACGACGACAAAGCCATAGTGGTGTAGGTCAGTCCCAAAGAGGCTCCCTTAGCCTCCGGGACGAACTTGGTCACCGTAGCCACCAGGCCGGCCTCGTAGAAGGGGTAGACGGGCACGCTCCAAGCGAAGAAGCACGCCGGCGGGGGAGCGAGCAAGGCCAAGGCCACCACGAAGGGATATGCTAGGAGGGAGCCGAGGAGGACCCTCTCCGGGCCGAACCTCTCCAGCGCCCTCCCGGCCACCAGCCCTCCCAAGAACGCCGTTACCCCCGGACCCACCGCGTAGGAGAGCACGAACGTTGTGGGGTCCGCGAGCTCGTAGAACCTCCACGCGGTTAAGGCGTAGGAGAGGTACTCCGCCCCCATGAAGGCCGCCAGAGGGGGGACGAGCCTCTTCAGCTTCGGGACGGCGGCCAAGAAGTTCGCCCTTCCGGGGACGTCCGGGACAGCCGCGACCACCGCCAAGGAGCCCGCGAAGAAGGAGGCCGCGGGCACTTGGGGGCCTCGGAAGTAGGGGACCAGCGCCACCCCCGCCCCCCAGCCCAAGGAGAGCGCCCCCACGGAGGCGCCCAGCTCCTCCGGGCCCGCCTCGTTGGCCGCCAACAAGGCCACCACGAAGGCGGAGTAGAAGAAGCTCAGGGTGAGGAAGACGGAAAGGGGGTCGAGGCCCAAGGCGCTCAAGGGTCCGGCCAAGGGGGCGGCTAAGCTCGCCTTCCTCATGCCCTTCTTGTCCGCCAGCCACCCGAAGAACGTCGCAGACGCCGCCGAGGCCAGCTCCGCCACCGCCACCGCGCCGGCCTCGCTCACGTCGCCGCTCACTCTGGCGGCCGTCGTGTAATAGCCGTAGCCCAAGGAGAGCAGGGCTATGCCCAAGAGGAGGAGCCTCTTCCTCAAACCCTCTTACACCTCTCGACCTCGGCCCTCTTCAACTTCTTCACTAACTGCTCCAACACGTTGTAAGCCTTCTTGGATATCAACATTCTTAAGGTCCTCCCGTCCTTAAGCTTCAGTATGAAGAGGACGCTGTTCTCGTACTCCTTGCCGACGCCCTTTCCGGTGTGTTCCTCCACCCTCCAACACTTGAGGTCCTCGACGCTCACCTCCAATATTGTTTTCTTCAAGCCCTCCCTCTTCGTCCTCTCCTTTTCAATCTTGTACAAGAAGAGGTCGAGGGACCTCGAGAGCCCCCTTCGCGACCTCCCCAGCCCCCTAGAGGCGAGCCTCTCCAACCTGATGGTTCCGTTGTCGTAAACTAAGTCGCAGTGGGTTACCTCCTTTCCCTCCAACAAGGCGACGCTGTATATCTCTATCACCGCGCGCCCCTTTCCGACGCGACGCACCAAATCTTTCAACGCCTCGCAGCCCCCAGCCGGGGTTCCCGAGATGTACGCGCTCCCCAACACCGACGCTGAGAAGGTGAGGGCCGGAGGGCTGGAGGTACTGAAGTTGGACGCCGACCCCGTCAGCAAGAGGGAGAACTACATAAAGTCCTACTTGATAGTCGGGCCCGAGGCTAGAGTACTCGTAGAGACCGGTCCCAGAAACGCCTTCGAAGTGCTCAAGGATTCCTTGGAATCTAAAGGGTTCTCCTTGAGGGAGCTGGACGCCGTGCTCCTCACCCACATCCACTTGGACCACGCGGGGGGCTTGGGGGAGGTGTTGAAGGAGTGTAACTGCAAGGCCTACGTCCACCCCAAGGGCTTGAGGCACTTGGTGGACCCGAGCAAGCTCAACGAGGCCGCCGCTAGAACCTTGGGGAAGGAGATCTTCGAGGCCTACGGGCCCGCCACCCCCGTGGAGGAGAGCAAGCTCGTGGCGACAGAGGAGGGAGCGCTGAAGGTGGGGGAGGTGGAGGTGCGGGTGGTCCACACGCCCGGCCACGCCCCCCACCACCAAGCGTTCCTAGTCAACGGCCTGCTGTTCCCCGGGGACGCCTTGGGGGAGGTGACCACTTGGAAGGGCGCCTACACCCCCACCACTCCTCATAGAACCATAGTGAGTATGATGATAGATTCGATAAACAAACTGATGGAACTGGAGCCTTGGGCCGCTGCCTATACCCACAGGGGGTTTGTTGTGGGGAAGGACAACATCTTGTTGCAGATGGCCGGCGAGGTGGAGCAGCTCAGGACGTGGTTGCAAACGATAATGATTAGGAAGGACGAGTGCAAGGAAGACGTGTGGTGCTACTTGAGGCACTTGAAGGTCGCCGACCCCTTGTTGGAAGCCCTCGAGGACGAGCTGGAGAGGAGCAGCTTGTTGAAGAACTCGGTGAGGATGAGTATAGACGGAATATATAGGTACGTGCTCAAAGTATCTTGACGTAGTCGAAGAGCCCCACCTTCAACTTCACCCTCACTTTCAACTTTCTCATCATTCTTTCCTTGACGACCTTCGCTATCTCTTCAGAAACCTTATACCCGCTGAAGA containing:
- a CDS encoding MBL fold metallo-hydrolase, with translation MYALPNTDAEKVRAGGLEVLKLDADPVSKRENYIKSYLIVGPEARVLVETGPRNAFEVLKDSLESKGFSLRELDAVLLTHIHLDHAGGLGEVLKECNCKAYVHPKGLRHLVDPSKLNEAAARTLGKEIFEAYGPATPVEESKLVATEEGALKVGEVEVRVVHTPGHAPHHQAFLVNGLLFPGDALGEVTTWKGAYTPTTPHRTIVSMMIDSINKLMELEPWAAAYTHRGFVVGKDNILLQMAGEVEQLRTWLQTIMIRKDECKEDVWCYLRHLKVADPLLEALEDELERSSLLKNSVRMSIDGIYRYVLKVS
- a CDS encoding glutamate synthase-related protein, which codes for MPKYRVEFKYDICIGCGTCAMVCPENVIKMKGYKPVAAREADCIGCYACVNYCPTDAVKVERVAESLTNRARIDASTFNYIRKMASLGHPPVVGMGAENKYFPSLDQLTFIPGQTSRPPIDSYREPCDTEVVLGDRFAERPLKLKAPILIGAMSFGSVSKEVKVALAKAAGRLGIAANTGEGGMLPEERKYASVLIVQYASGRFGVSASYLRAGDAVEIKIGQGAKPGMGGLLLGEKVTEDIAKMRGIPVGADAISPARHLDIVGPEDLKMKIEQLREITDWKVPIIVKYAAGRVADDVKIAAKAGADIIVIDGKPSGTGATPYIVTEHTGYATMAATVEAHRALKEIGMRDEVSLVVGGGIKTGADAAKVLALGADAVMIASSTLVPIGCTYCGTCHNGKCPYGIATQRPELRRRINVELAAKRIENYLRAFIEEMCMFAQLAGKSKLSNLEKEDLRALTFEASLLTGVKLMGVERPASELLREDI